One segment of Sylvia atricapilla isolate bSylAtr1 chromosome 8, bSylAtr1.pri, whole genome shotgun sequence DNA contains the following:
- the LOC136364515 gene encoding homeobox protein vex1-like encodes MFAPAAGAAPVRAGRAGDMEKRPFSAEWLAQSSRGGAREMPESPREREAAERRSPGHEAGRARTKFSAAQLQELERSFSQQRYIGAGEKRRLAAVLNLSQSQIKTWFQNRRMKFKRQTQDARIEALFSGLILPCHCHPDTATSSYPNGVDVNVSATSAVSLHPAMPNPALLLHSVPAQSLQPVLPTPAFLLPPGPGLSCYPSVLPAVTLTTEHNRLMFQPDLPSC; translated from the exons ATGTTTGCCCCGGCGGCCGGGGCGGCTCCTGTGAGGGccggcagggctggggacatggAGAAGAGGCCCTTCTCGGCGGAGTGGCTGGCCCAGAGCAGCCGCGGCGGAGCCCGGGAGATGCCCG AGTCGCCCCGGGAGCGGGAGGCGGCGGAGCGCCGCAGCCCCGGGCACGAAGCGGGGCGGGCCCGCACCAAGTTCTCGGCGGcgcagctgcaggagctggagcgCAGCTTCAGCCAGCAGCGCTACATCGGCGCCGGAGAGAAGCGGCGCTTGGCCGCAGTGCTGAACCTCTCCCAGAGCCAG ATAAAAACATGGTTTCAGAATCGTCGTATGAAGTTCAAACGCCAAACTCAAGACGCCAGGATCGAAGCTCTTTTCTCGGGCTTGATTTTGCCCTGTCATTGTCACCCAGACACGGCTACATCCAGCTATCCTAATGGGGTGGATGTCAATGTCTCTGCTACCTCTGCTGTCTCCCTCCACCCAGCTATGCCAAACCCTGCCTTATTGTTACATTCTGTTCCAGCTCAGTCTCTTCAGCCAGTTTTGCCAActccagctttcctgctgcctcccgGGCCGGGATTATCTTGTTACCCTTCTGTGCTTCCAGCAGTGACTCTAACCACCGAACATAACAGACTGATGTTCCAACCAGATCTTCCTTCCTGTTAG